A region from the Leptospira venezuelensis genome encodes:
- a CDS encoding TetR/AcrR family transcriptional regulator — translation MIPAKISTKERILNESRRLFFEKGYETTSIQDILSALDIAKGTFYHHFQSKEELLEEIAVQFAKEAHAAMQVEIGDLGSEGTGLDKLRRALIVARNWKKGKSEEVRFLLESLFSASNLQLRDKIRRKSVDLSFPLFASLIVEGQQDASLKSELRADHLTSIIFDLSDALGEKVAFYLLGRSKESEADLYDLMLSYHKTIEDLLGCPDGGLDYFSREDWSELAQLFKGGAVSTPSLEPLPLVANAG, via the coding sequence ATGATCCCAGCGAAAATCTCCACAAAAGAAAGAATTCTCAACGAATCCAGAAGGCTATTCTTCGAAAAAGGGTACGAAACCACATCCATTCAGGATATTCTATCCGCTTTAGATATAGCTAAAGGAACCTTTTACCACCATTTTCAATCCAAAGAAGAACTTTTAGAAGAGATCGCAGTGCAATTCGCAAAAGAAGCACATGCGGCCATGCAAGTAGAGATTGGAGATTTGGGATCAGAAGGCACCGGCCTGGATAAACTCCGCAGAGCACTCATTGTTGCAAGAAATTGGAAAAAAGGTAAATCAGAAGAAGTTCGCTTCCTTCTAGAATCCCTTTTCTCAGCCAGCAATCTTCAATTGAGAGATAAGATACGACGCAAATCGGTAGATTTAAGTTTTCCGTTATTTGCTTCTTTGATAGTAGAAGGCCAGCAGGACGCGTCACTCAAGAGTGAATTGAGAGCAGACCACCTGACTTCCATAATTTTTGACCTAAGTGATGCTTTGGGTGAAAAAGTTGCTTTCTATCTTTTAGGAAGAAGTAAAGAATCCGAGGCCGATCTATACGACTTGATGCTTTCTTATCACAAAACGATAGAAGATCTTCTCGGCTGCCCAGATGGCGGATTAGATTATTTTAGCAGAGAAGATTGGAGCGAGCTCGCTCAACTTTTCAAAGGTGGTGCGGTTTCTACTCCAAGCTTGGAACCTTTACCATTGGTTGCGAACGCAGGTTAA
- a CDS encoding iron chaperone: MLLYALVPTLPRLDSNSNPDVEDYLERTPSVRSEKLQDLVDSIREEFSDLRESLKYGMPTFERNGRWVAFSNHKSHLSIYFCEESFVRAFRAKFPKSENGKNCILIKDKEKFPSSYLKTLLKKTLQ, encoded by the coding sequence ATGCTACTTTATGCATTAGTTCCCACACTCCCTAGATTGGATTCAAATTCAAATCCAGATGTGGAGGACTATTTAGAAAGAACTCCTTCCGTTAGGAGTGAAAAATTACAGGATTTGGTGGATTCGATTCGGGAAGAATTTTCCGATCTTAGAGAAAGCCTGAAATATGGTATGCCTACTTTCGAAAGGAATGGGCGATGGGTCGCATTCTCGAACCATAAAAGCCATCTTTCTATTTATTTCTGCGAAGAGTCTTTTGTGAGGGCATTTCGTGCTAAGTTTCCAAAATCGGAAAATGGCAAGAACTGCATATTGATTAAGGATAAGGAGAAGTTCCCTTCTTCTTATCTCAAAACTTTGCTCAAAAAGACCTTACAATAA
- a CDS encoding valine--tRNA ligase — protein sequence MKKQISDRYEPTSVEPKWISLWEKEKSFEPNLKARESFTIVLPPPNVTGSLHIGHALNHTIQDILTRIERKKGKSALWVPGTDHAGIATQVVVERELAKEGKKRTDFTREEFEKKVWEWKEHSGGMIQNQQRLLGESVDWSRSRFTMDEGLSKAVFKVFKTLYDEGLIYRGERIINWCPKTLTAISDLEVEHREVKGKLYHLRYPIVGQPGKYLIVATTRPETMFGDVAVAAHPDDERYKSLKGAELELPLTDRKIPLLFDSFVDKEFGSGLVKITPAHDPNDFEAGQRLGLKPLLVMNPNATLNENAGKYAGLERFVARKKVIDDLQALGLVEKIEEHTHSIGHNSRGGEIIEPYLSTQWFCKMKPLAELAVQAVQSGETEFVPKLWEKTFYEWMNNIRDWCISRQLWWGHRIPAYHCKNCKHIEVSETNIINCPKCNSTEVEQDTDVLDTWFSSQLWPFSTLGWPENTEDLKKFYPTSVLVTGFDIIFFWVARMIMMGKKFLGKAPFQKVIIHGLVRDKEGKKFSKSIGNVIDPLDMMNKYGTDSFRFFLAATLPEAKDVLFDESRLDGYRSFCNKIWNSSRFILMNLDADWKLEDLESKYGSKLEPMDKWILHKFNETLANYEKAYSKFLFFEMASQIYDFVWGDFCDWYIELVKPRIYGKLGEESQEIAKQVLASILIKALGLLHPFMPFLTEEIYEVFSEGDFLIQTPFPTSYNVSAGDEGVQKTIILQDVVTQIRVQRAENGVPLDKKCKVILKSSEPLVASAVKDFEFSILQLARLESIEVNANYTGEKTDSVGAFRFGEVILPLAGMIDFEKERARIDKELQKLIQEEEKLASKLGNENFIAKANPDVIEKEKEKLKTVRDKKEVLQKGLEKLG from the coding sequence ATGAAGAAACAAATCAGCGATCGCTACGAACCTACCAGCGTAGAACCGAAATGGATCTCTCTCTGGGAGAAAGAAAAAAGTTTTGAGCCCAACCTCAAAGCAAGGGAATCTTTTACCATCGTTCTTCCTCCTCCTAACGTGACCGGAAGCCTTCATATCGGCCACGCACTCAATCATACTATCCAAGATATTTTAACTCGTATTGAACGCAAAAAAGGGAAATCTGCTCTTTGGGTTCCGGGCACAGACCATGCAGGGATCGCAACTCAAGTAGTTGTAGAAAGAGAACTCGCTAAAGAAGGCAAAAAAAGAACGGACTTCACTAGAGAAGAATTCGAAAAGAAAGTTTGGGAATGGAAAGAACACTCAGGTGGAATGATCCAAAACCAACAAAGGCTTTTGGGAGAATCCGTAGATTGGTCCCGTTCCAGATTTACTATGGACGAAGGATTGTCCAAAGCGGTCTTCAAAGTTTTCAAAACATTATATGACGAAGGTTTAATATACAGAGGCGAAAGGATCATCAACTGGTGTCCCAAAACTCTAACAGCTATTTCAGATCTGGAAGTAGAACATAGGGAAGTGAAAGGTAAACTCTACCATTTACGTTATCCGATTGTTGGACAACCGGGTAAATATCTGATCGTTGCGACTACAAGACCTGAAACTATGTTTGGGGACGTTGCAGTTGCAGCTCATCCTGATGACGAAAGATATAAATCTTTAAAAGGTGCGGAGTTGGAACTCCCACTTACTGATAGAAAGATCCCACTTTTATTCGATTCTTTCGTAGATAAAGAATTCGGATCCGGTTTAGTGAAGATCACTCCTGCTCATGATCCGAATGACTTTGAAGCAGGACAAAGATTAGGACTTAAACCTTTACTAGTGATGAATCCTAATGCGACTCTAAATGAGAATGCAGGTAAATACGCTGGATTAGAAAGATTCGTAGCTCGTAAAAAAGTAATCGATGATCTACAAGCTCTCGGCCTAGTAGAAAAGATAGAAGAACACACTCATTCTATTGGTCATAACTCCAGAGGCGGAGAAATAATAGAACCTTACTTATCTACTCAGTGGTTCTGCAAAATGAAACCTTTGGCTGAACTTGCGGTCCAAGCAGTTCAATCGGGAGAAACTGAATTTGTTCCTAAACTTTGGGAAAAAACTTTCTACGAGTGGATGAACAATATTAGAGATTGGTGTATCTCCCGACAATTATGGTGGGGACATCGTATCCCTGCATATCATTGCAAAAATTGTAAACATATAGAAGTTTCCGAAACAAATATTATTAATTGTCCTAAATGTAATTCCACAGAAGTGGAACAAGACACAGATGTTTTAGATACTTGGTTCTCTTCTCAACTTTGGCCGTTCTCTACTCTGGGCTGGCCCGAGAATACCGAAGATCTTAAAAAATTCTATCCTACTTCGGTGCTTGTTACCGGATTCGATATCATATTCTTCTGGGTAGCTAGAATGATCATGATGGGAAAGAAGTTCTTAGGAAAGGCTCCTTTTCAAAAAGTGATCATTCACGGATTAGTAAGAGATAAAGAAGGTAAGAAGTTCTCCAAGTCTATAGGAAACGTTATCGATCCTTTGGACATGATGAATAAGTACGGAACCGATTCTTTCCGTTTCTTCTTAGCTGCTACTTTACCTGAAGCAAAAGACGTTCTTTTTGATGAAAGCAGATTAGACGGCTATCGTTCTTTCTGCAATAAGATCTGGAACTCCAGCCGTTTCATCCTAATGAACTTAGATGCAGATTGGAAATTAGAAGATCTTGAATCAAAGTACGGTTCGAAATTAGAACCGATGGACAAATGGATACTTCATAAGTTCAACGAAACTCTTGCCAATTATGAAAAAGCATATTCCAAATTTCTGTTTTTCGAAATGGCTTCTCAGATCTATGATTTTGTTTGGGGAGACTTCTGCGACTGGTATATCGAGTTAGTTAAACCGCGAATTTACGGAAAGCTGGGAGAAGAATCCCAAGAGATCGCAAAACAAGTACTTGCAAGTATTCTAATTAAGGCGTTAGGACTTCTTCATCCTTTTATGCCATTCTTAACGGAAGAGATTTACGAAGTATTTAGTGAGGGAGATTTTTTAATCCAAACTCCTTTCCCGACTTCTTATAATGTTTCCGCCGGTGATGAAGGCGTTCAGAAAACAATTATTCTACAAGATGTAGTCACCCAGATCCGTGTTCAAAGAGCGGAAAATGGTGTTCCATTAGATAAAAAATGTAAGGTGATCTTAAAGTCTTCGGAACCTTTGGTCGCTTCTGCAGTAAAAGACTTTGAGTTCTCTATCTTACAATTAGCTCGTTTAGAAAGTATAGAAGTGAATGCGAACTATACTGGAGAAAAAACGGACTCAGTTGGCGCGTTCCGTTTCGGAGAAGTAATTCTTCCTTTGGCAGGAATGATAGACTTCGAAAAAGAAAGAGCACGTATAGACAAAGAATTGCAGAAATTGATCCAAGAAGAAGAGAAACTCGCTTCTAAATTAGGAAATGAGAACTTCATCGCAAAAGCGAATCCGGATGTGATCGAAAAAGAAAAAGAAAAACTCAAAACTGTCCGTGATAAAAAAGAAGTTCTCCAAAAAGGTTTGGAAAAACTAGGTTAA
- the purD gene encoding phosphoribosylamine--glycine ligase, giving the protein MSKILLIGSGGRESAIAYKLRQSPKLSQLHVFPGNGGFPDSEILAPNSFDLKSKSSVQSFIQKNEYDLVVIGPEDPLVDGIGDWLAEIGVPVFGPSAYCAQIEGSKEFAKALMIEAGVPTAKYASFENYESAYSYVQKEGAPIVIKADGLAAGKGVTVCTELSQATHALKEIFLDNKFGKSGSKVVIEEFMDGQEASIFAISDGNTYFTLPAAQDHKRAYDGDQGPNTGGMGAYCPAPIVTKETLEKVNTLVFQPVFEIFRKKGNPYKGLLYAGLMIDGKGNPRVVEFNCRFGDPETQCVLPMLEGDLLEIFQASAKGALGDVKIGLKPGASTVVVLAAEGYPDSYEKNIPLNLPETNSKDLVVFHAGTSKKDGNLISTGGRILGISSYGKDLKESVDKVYSYLSGFKISKTFFRKDIASKAL; this is encoded by the coding sequence ATGTCTAAAATCCTTTTAATCGGCTCCGGGGGTCGTGAGAGCGCTATTGCTTATAAACTTCGCCAGTCCCCTAAGCTAAGCCAATTACATGTTTTTCCGGGAAACGGAGGCTTTCCTGATTCTGAGATTTTAGCCCCAAATTCTTTCGATCTGAAAAGTAAATCGTCCGTTCAAAGCTTCATTCAAAAAAATGAATATGATTTAGTAGTAATTGGTCCAGAAGATCCATTAGTAGATGGGATCGGAGACTGGTTAGCAGAGATAGGAGTCCCAGTTTTCGGACCTTCTGCCTATTGTGCCCAGATAGAAGGCTCTAAAGAATTTGCAAAAGCATTAATGATAGAAGCCGGAGTCCCTACTGCTAAGTATGCTTCTTTCGAAAATTATGAATCTGCATATTCGTATGTTCAAAAAGAAGGAGCACCTATTGTAATCAAGGCTGATGGTCTTGCTGCAGGTAAAGGTGTAACAGTCTGCACTGAGCTCTCTCAAGCGACACATGCGCTAAAAGAGATCTTTTTAGATAATAAATTCGGAAAAAGCGGATCTAAAGTTGTTATAGAAGAGTTCATGGACGGACAAGAAGCCTCTATCTTTGCAATCAGCGATGGAAATACATATTTCACTCTTCCTGCTGCTCAAGATCATAAAAGAGCGTATGATGGGGATCAAGGCCCTAATACAGGCGGCATGGGCGCATACTGTCCTGCCCCGATCGTCACTAAAGAAACATTAGAAAAAGTGAATACACTCGTCTTCCAACCTGTATTCGAGATCTTCCGCAAGAAAGGAAATCCGTATAAAGGCCTTTTGTATGCCGGGTTAATGATAGATGGCAAAGGAAATCCGAGAGTTGTAGAGTTCAATTGTAGATTTGGTGACCCTGAGACACAATGTGTGTTACCGATGTTAGAAGGTGACTTACTCGAAATCTTCCAAGCGTCTGCCAAAGGGGCACTTGGAGATGTAAAAATAGGTTTGAAACCCGGAGCATCCACCGTAGTCGTTTTGGCCGCGGAAGGTTACCCCGATTCTTATGAAAAGAATATTCCTTTAAATTTACCTGAAACAAATAGTAAAGATCTTGTAGTTTTTCATGCGGGCACTTCAAAAAAGGATGGAAACTTAATATCGACAGGTGGAAGAATTCTAGGAATCTCTTCTTACGGTAAGGATCTAAAAGAATCTGTAGATAAGGTTTATTCTTATTTAAGCGGTTTCAAAATTTCCAAAACCTTCTTCCGTAAAGATATCGCGAGTAAAGCTCTTTAA
- the prfB gene encoding peptide chain release factor 2, producing MEVKNAKELKRLSKELQENFLNRWKLLNLDKDQDQLKSYNDRIAEPTFWDNPDQAKSISQRKTELERKLEPWVNIRRDILDFPDLVELTFDEKGEDGVDELSSEYQRLKSEFERLELLGALNEPEDMKPAFLNIHPGAGGTESQDWAEMLFRMYLKYFDKKGYQYSVVDFQEGDGAGIKNATIHVIGDFAYGFMKCENGVHRLVRISPFDANKRRHTSFVSVHVSPELDDDIDIKIEDKDIRVDVYRSSGAGGQHVNTTDSAVRITHIPSGIVVACQNERSQIKNRDTAFKMLKARLYELEQERLKDDLEKKSGEKKDISWGSQIRSYVFHPYNMVKDHRTDQETGNVQAVMDGDIEPFIMAYLKTL from the coding sequence ATGGAAGTTAAGAACGCCAAGGAACTGAAGCGCCTTTCTAAAGAACTTCAAGAGAACTTTTTAAATCGCTGGAAACTTTTGAATCTGGATAAGGACCAAGACCAGCTCAAATCATATAATGATCGTATTGCGGAGCCCACTTTCTGGGATAACCCTGACCAAGCAAAATCGATCAGCCAAAGAAAGACTGAATTAGAAAGAAAGCTGGAACCTTGGGTCAATATACGCCGAGATATATTAGATTTTCCTGATTTAGTCGAACTCACTTTCGACGAAAAGGGAGAGGATGGAGTCGATGAACTCAGCTCTGAGTACCAAAGACTAAAATCTGAATTCGAAAGACTGGAACTTTTAGGCGCTCTAAACGAACCAGAAGATATGAAGCCTGCATTCTTGAATATCCATCCGGGTGCTGGTGGAACAGAAAGCCAAGACTGGGCAGAGATGCTTTTCAGGATGTATCTAAAATATTTCGATAAAAAAGGATACCAGTACAGCGTTGTAGACTTCCAAGAAGGAGACGGTGCCGGTATCAAAAACGCCACCATACATGTGATCGGCGATTTTGCTTATGGATTTATGAAATGTGAAAATGGAGTGCATCGTTTGGTGAGAATCTCTCCGTTTGATGCAAACAAACGTAGACATACATCTTTCGTTTCCGTTCACGTAAGCCCAGAGTTGGACGACGATATTGATATCAAGATAGAAGATAAAGATATCCGAGTGGATGTATACCGTTCTTCCGGAGCGGGTGGACAGCACGTTAACACCACCGACTCTGCAGTTCGTATCACTCATATTCCAAGTGGGATCGTTGTTGCTTGCCAAAACGAAAGATCCCAGATCAAAAATAGAGACACTGCTTTTAAAATGTTAAAAGCAAGACTTTATGAATTGGAACAAGAAAGATTAAAAGACGATTTAGAAAAAAAATCCGGAGAGAAAAAAGACATCTCTTGGGGAAGTCAAATCCGCTCTTACGTATTCCATCCTTATAATATGGTGAAAGATCACCGTACAGATCAGGAAACTGGAAACGTGCAGGCAGTCATGGACGGAGATATAGAACCGTTCATCATGGCTTACTTAAAGACTCTTTAA
- a CDS encoding TetR/AcrR family transcriptional regulator — translation MIDRILERTFLLFLSSGFAKTNTDQIAKHIGISKRTLYKYYDTKDKLIDSVFELMRSKVQAKFDKVLQDKAKDPIDRLKEILFFISDLGSKMSKTFAKDIEMVRPDLFITMRDFRKQRILSLADLLREGQKAGQIRKDVTPELTIDILLAAVDGILNPTYLFQSPYSNTMAFDAIVTIFLEGVQEKY, via the coding sequence ATGATAGATAGAATTTTGGAAAGAACCTTTCTTCTTTTTTTATCCTCCGGTTTTGCCAAAACGAATACAGATCAAATCGCAAAACATATAGGTATCAGCAAAAGAACATTATATAAATATTATGATACCAAGGATAAGCTAATCGATTCTGTTTTCGAATTAATGAGATCGAAGGTCCAGGCAAAGTTCGATAAAGTTTTGCAGGATAAGGCAAAAGATCCAATCGATCGTCTGAAGGAGATCTTATTCTTCATTTCGGATTTAGGATCTAAGATGTCCAAAACATTTGCTAAAGATATAGAGATGGTTCGTCCTGATTTGTTTATTACTATGAGGGATTTTCGGAAGCAAAGGATATTGAGTTTAGCGGACCTTCTCCGGGAAGGACAAAAAGCAGGACAGATACGCAAAGATGTTACACCGGAGTTGACGATCGATATTTTATTAGCTGCAGTGGATGGGATCTTAAATCCGACATACCTATTTCAAAGTCCATATTCTAATACGATGGCATTCGATGCAATCGTTACCATCTTCTTAGAAGGAGTTCAGGAGAAATATTAA
- a CDS encoding ABC transporter ATP-binding protein, translating to MGIILENVKKSFGKPPTDIIKGISLEIKENEFVSLTGKSGSGKSTLLYLISSLDDPSEGKISIDGRVIDSLPQADLHSFRNVHMGFVFQFHYLLPEFTALENVLMPALKAGKLKEKKEDAIRLLKRFDLGDKLDHIPSKLSGGQMQRVSIARALVMKPRYLFADEPTGALDSANAKIVMDIFKDINKTEGTTVIMVTHDPDFAKSAKRQIKLVDGMISNGKEEK from the coding sequence ATGGGAATCATATTAGAAAACGTTAAAAAGAGTTTTGGAAAACCTCCTACGGATATCATTAAAGGGATTAGCCTGGAGATAAAAGAAAATGAATTCGTTTCTTTAACTGGAAAATCGGGATCTGGAAAAAGTACACTTTTATATTTGATTAGTAGCTTAGATGATCCTTCCGAGGGAAAGATAAGTATAGATGGAAGGGTTATCGACTCTTTGCCCCAGGCCGATCTGCATTCATTCAGAAATGTTCATATGGGATTTGTATTCCAATTTCACTATCTTCTTCCTGAGTTTACTGCTCTTGAAAATGTTCTTATGCCTGCTCTAAAAGCGGGAAAACTGAAAGAAAAGAAAGAAGATGCGATTCGTCTTTTGAAACGATTCGATCTGGGGGACAAGTTGGATCATATTCCTTCTAAACTTTCTGGAGGACAGATGCAAAGGGTTTCCATTGCAAGAGCACTGGTAATGAAACCCAGATATCTTTTTGCAGATGAGCCCACGGGCGCATTAGATTCAGCGAATGCAAAGATTGTTATGGATATCTTTAAAGATATCAACAAAACTGAAGGAACTACGGTGATTATGGTCACCCACGACCCTGATTTTGCAAAATCCGCCAAAAGGCAGATCAAACTTGTAGATGGTATGATTTCAAATGGGAAGGAGGAGAAATGA
- a CDS encoding ABC transporter permease, whose protein sequence is MLFIALRQMSARKKQTILTLLGIILGATAYIVISGIMLGLREYLIDQLVNNDAHIRISSQVKIIGEKDLDQVLFHSKEIPFWSVPPSGRRDTEQIENQAGWQKKVSSDPEVEASSSQLQIKVIYRRGKIAEAGRLIGVKPEFQAKVARINENIIQGDFLEIKESGNKLVIGEGLRLLLGARISDTIYISTGKSEPIPFKIAASFQMGNKAIDETTAFANLGDVQSLNQTPNRISDIAVRLKDVSKATLKAREWAESGDVKVQSWEDVNATFISLFKMQDAIRYALVGTILLVAGFGIYNILNIVIGQKRREIAILRSIGYEANDILKIFLIQGLILGVAGGVLGMFLGNLICRRLEHVSFSNPLMQTKSGMMMVSFAPSIYFQAFLLAFIATLIASIFPARSASKLSPIEIIRGE, encoded by the coding sequence ATGTTGTTTATCGCTCTTAGGCAGATGTCCGCCCGTAAAAAACAAACTATCCTTACTTTACTCGGGATTATTTTAGGAGCGACTGCTTATATAGTGATCTCAGGGATCATGTTGGGCTTAAGAGAATATCTAATCGACCAACTTGTGAATAATGATGCTCATATTAGGATCTCTTCTCAGGTGAAAATTATCGGAGAGAAGGATTTAGATCAGGTGCTTTTTCATTCTAAGGAAATTCCTTTTTGGTCAGTTCCTCCTTCTGGAAGAAGGGACACTGAACAGATTGAGAACCAAGCAGGATGGCAAAAGAAGGTTTCTTCAGATCCAGAAGTAGAAGCAAGTTCTTCACAACTTCAGATAAAAGTAATATATAGAAGAGGAAAGATTGCAGAGGCAGGACGACTCATCGGGGTGAAGCCGGAGTTTCAAGCCAAAGTCGCTAGGATTAATGAAAATATCATTCAAGGTGATTTTTTAGAAATTAAAGAAAGCGGCAATAAATTAGTGATCGGTGAAGGTTTGAGGCTGTTATTGGGCGCTAGGATATCCGACACCATTTATATTAGTACAGGAAAGTCGGAGCCGATTCCTTTTAAGATAGCAGCCTCTTTTCAAATGGGAAATAAGGCAATCGATGAGACTACTGCATTCGCAAATTTAGGAGATGTCCAAAGTTTAAACCAGACTCCGAATCGTATCAGCGATATTGCGGTTCGTCTTAAGGATGTCTCTAAGGCTACTCTTAAGGCGAGAGAATGGGCAGAATCTGGCGACGTAAAAGTGCAAAGCTGGGAAGATGTAAATGCCACATTTATTTCCTTATTTAAAATGCAAGATGCGATCCGTTACGCCTTAGTAGGAACAATATTACTCGTAGCAGGATTCGGAATTTATAATATTCTAAACATTGTGATCGGGCAAAAGCGAAGAGAGATCGCGATTCTTAGATCCATAGGATACGAAGCAAATGACATTCTGAAAATATTCCTGATCCAAGGTTTAATACTAGGAGTGGCCGGAGGAGTTTTAGGAATGTTTCTCGGCAATCTAATCTGTAGAAGACTGGAGCATGTATCTTTTTCTAATCCTCTTATGCAGACCAAATCTGGAATGATGATGGTTTCATTTGCTCCTTCTATCTATTTTCAAGCATTCTTACTCGCATTTATTGCAACTTTGATTGCGAGTATTTTTCCGGCAAGATCTGCCAGTAAACTTTCTCCAATAGAGATCATTCGGGGGGAATAA
- a CDS encoding efflux RND transporter periplasmic adaptor subunit: MKISLPFARWILQFKDRPKLLVWGFLPIFLLLILFVWKGRNSDKDVSEIIQGSIIESVYGLATVSSSEVYHLRVAIPSAIRRIYVEEGDQVQEGTPLVEFDSFGTMRSPFSGVVTNVAYETKETVVPQTPVVTVMDLKKRYLIVSLEEKGAVRVKKGQKVRVRFEALGDKNFEGEVKSVYPADGQFQVHITPIGIPSEILPGMTADVAIETSSKENVILVPIKGIQSGKIKVLENGKVLVRKIETGLTNGEYAELVSGDVRLGDKVLVQEDK, encoded by the coding sequence ATGAAAATTTCTCTTCCATTTGCTCGTTGGATCCTTCAATTCAAGGACAGACCTAAACTTCTTGTTTGGGGCTTTCTCCCTATATTCTTACTTCTTATACTTTTTGTTTGGAAGGGTCGGAATTCCGACAAGGATGTTTCAGAAATTATCCAAGGCTCTATTATAGAATCAGTATACGGTCTTGCGACAGTAAGTTCCTCGGAAGTTTATCATCTAAGGGTTGCGATACCTTCTGCCATTCGAAGGATTTATGTAGAAGAAGGGGACCAGGTCCAAGAAGGAACCCCTCTAGTAGAGTTTGATAGTTTTGGTACCATGCGGTCCCCTTTTTCTGGAGTGGTGACTAACGTTGCGTATGAAACCAAAGAAACTGTCGTTCCTCAGACTCCGGTTGTGACTGTAATGGATCTTAAGAAAAGATACCTAATAGTATCTTTGGAAGAGAAGGGTGCAGTAAGAGTCAAAAAAGGACAGAAGGTTCGGGTCCGCTTTGAAGCATTAGGGGATAAAAACTTTGAAGGAGAAGTAAAGTCTGTATATCCCGCTGACGGACAGTTCCAAGTACATATTACTCCGATCGGAATTCCTTCCGAGATACTTCCTGGGATGACTGCCGATGTCGCGATAGAGACTTCGAGTAAAGAAAACGTTATTTTAGTTCCGATCAAAGGGATCCAATCTGGAAAAATTAAAGTATTAGAAAATGGTAAAGTTCTCGTTAGAAAGATAGAAACTGGTCTTACGAATGGGGAATATGCCGAACTTGTTTCCGGAGATGTGCGTTTAGGAGATAAGGTGCTTGTCCAGGAGGATAAATAA
- a CDS encoding DoxX family protein gives MNKTVIKVLYWATTGLIAVGNLFGAYAYTSQSPQVLEGLAHLGYPGYLALILGPAKGLSAIALLYPKFPRLKEWAYAGVTFNVLGAGLSHLLAKDPNYATPFIFLVLVAVSYTTWRKLEAEKA, from the coding sequence ATGAACAAAACAGTTATTAAAGTTTTATATTGGGCGACCACAGGTCTTATCGCTGTTGGAAATTTATTTGGAGCTTATGCATACACAAGTCAAAGCCCGCAGGTTTTAGAAGGACTCGCTCATCTAGGATATCCTGGATACTTAGCGTTAATTTTAGGGCCTGCAAAGGGCTTAAGCGCGATTGCACTTCTTTATCCTAAATTTCCAAGGCTGAAAGAGTGGGCTTACGCAGGAGTCACCTTTAACGTGTTAGGTGCTGGACTTTCTCATCTTCTTGCAAAAGATCCAAATTATGCGACTCCATTTATTTTCTTAGTTTTGGTTGCTGTTTCTTATACTACTTGGAGAAAACTGGAAGCTGAAAAAGCTTAA